In Sphingobacterium sp. R2, the genomic stretch GCTCAATGGATCCTGGAAATTCAACTGGGTGAAGACTCCAGCGGAGCGGCCGAAGGATTTTTATCATCCTACATATGATGTTGGTGGCTGGGAATCGGTGCCTGTGCCCATGAGCTGGAATATTTTTGGTATACAAAAGGATGGCAGCTTAAAGTATGGCGTGCCTATTTATACCAACCAGCGCGTTATCTTTCATCATCAGGTAACGGTCGGTGATTGGAAAGGTGGGGTCATGCGTACACCAGCCCAAGATTGGACAACTTATGTTTATCGTAATGAAGTTGGATCTTATCGACGCAACTTTACAGTCCCCACCGACTGGGACGGCCGCGAGGTATTTATCAATTTTGATGGTGTGGATTCTTTTTTCTACCTATGGATCAATGGCAAGTATGTCGGTTTTTCTAAAAATTCAAGAAACGTTGCGTCTTTCAACATCTCACCTTACTTAAAAAAGGACGCTGACAATGTGTTGGCTGTTGAAGTTTATCGTAGTTCCGATGCTTCTTTTTTGGAAGCTCAGGATATGTTTAGGCTGCCCGGGATATTTCGTGATGTCTCCCTGACTTCAACGCCAAAGGTGCAGATTCGTGATTTGGCGGCTATTCCAGATTTGGATAGCAATTACGAAAATGGTTCCTTGAAAATTACGAGTACGGTACGCAATCTTGGCAATAGAAAAGCTGAAGGCTATAAACTCGTTTATTCACTCTATAAGAATAAGCTTTATAGTGACGAGAATACCTTTGTAGACCAGGCAGAAGCAGCAGCAGCTGTGCCAGTCCTCGATGGTCAAGTTTCCAACAGCATCACAGCAACGTTGAATGTGAAGAATCCAAATAAATGGTCGGCAGAGTTACCGTATCGGTATACTTTGGTGGCTGAATTGAAGGATAAGAAGAACAAAACTGTTGAAACTGTTTCCACCTATGTTGGATTTAGAAAGGTTGAAATTAAAGATACCAAGGCCGCGGATGATGAATTTGGGCTGGCTGGACGCTATTATTATATCAACGGCAAAACAGTGAAGCTTAAAGGGGTCAACCGGCACGAGACCAACCCGGAGCATGGGAAAGTGGTGACGAGGGAACAGATGGAAGCTGAGGTAAAATTGATGAAAAGGGCAAATATCAACCACGTTCGTAATTCGCATTATCCAGAACCTGCCTATTGGTATTACCTATGCGATAAATATGGAATTTATCTGGAGGATGAAGCCAATATTGAAAGTCACGAGTATTATTATGGAAAAGAATCTCTCTCGCATGTTCCTGAATGGAAGAATGCACATGTGGCCCGTAATATCGAAATGGTGCATTCGACCATCAATCATCCGGCTGTCGTCATCTGGTCTTTAGGAAATGAAGCTGGTCCCGGCGATAATTTTGTGGCAGCCTATCAGGCCATCAAGAAAATCGATACTTCAAGACCTGTTCAATACGAGCGTAACAATGCAATCGTAGATATGGGGTCCAACCAATATCCGTCAATTGACTGGGTCAGAGGTGCTGTAAAAGGTACCTATAAATTAAAGTATCCTTACCATATCTCTGAATATTCACATTCCATGGGGAATGCTGTTGGTAACTTAATTGATTATTGGGAAGCCATCGAATCGACAAACTTCTTTATGGGCGGAGCCATCTGGGATTGGATCGATCAGGCGATGTATTATTACGATAAAAATACAGGAGAACGCTTTTTGGCCTATGGTGGTGATTTTGGGGATAAACCCAATGATGGAACTTTTGTCAATAACGGGTTGATCTTTGCCGATATGAAACCTAAGCCACAGTATTATGAGGTAAAGAAAGTATACCAAAATGCGGGCGTAAAGGCCGTTGATATGCAACAGGGTAAAATTGAACTATTTAATAAAAATTACTTTAAGGACCTATCCGATTATCAGGTACAGTGGTCGTTATTCAAAGACGGTGTAGAAGTCACAAATAGCCAAGGCACGATCAGCACGGCGGATTTGCCTAATGCGCGCCAACGCAAGCAGTTTGTATTGCCGATAAATTACGCACAGTTAGATGCTGGATCGGAATATTTTGTGAAAGTCCAATTTATACTCCATGAAGATAGGCCATGGGCAACAAAAGGTTTTGTCCAGATGGAGGAACAGCTTTTTGTCAAAGCTGCTGAAAAGAAACCGCTGATTTCATCTGTTGCAAAAGGGAGAGCTCCGGTACTTTCCAAAGAAGGTGATTTGCAGGTGGTGAAGGGAGATCAGTTTATCGCGAAGTTTGATAATAAAACAGGCTCAATATATAATCTAGCGTATGCCGGTAGATACGTTATCCGCGATGGCGAAGGGCCAAAATTGGATGCACTACGTGCCCCGGTTGACAATGACAACTGGGCTTACCAACAGTGGTTTGAAAAGGGACTACATAATCTGAAACATACGGTTTTGTCGTCAAATAGCTATACCAAGAAAGATGGAACAGTTGTATTGACATTTACAGTTGAATCGCAAGCGCCTTATGGTGCGTCTTTGTTGGGAGGAACTTCGGGAACCTACACCCTTAGAGCACACAAAGGCAAACCTTTTGGTAAGGACGACTTTAAATTCACAAGCAATCAGATCTGGACCATCTATAAGGATGGCTCCATAGAATTATCTTCGAGTATTACATCTAATAATGCGAGTATTGTCTTAGCGCGACTGGGCTATTCTTTGCAACTGCCTGCTGAATACAGCAACTATAGTTATTATGGCCGGGGACCGATCAACAATTATGCTGACCGGAAGACTGCTCAATTTATTGAAATGCACAGAAGCACCGTAAAAGATCAGTTTGTGCCGTGGCCCAATCCGCAAAGTATGAGCAACAATGAAGATGTGCGTTGGGCAGCATTGACAACGAATAATGGACAGGGAGTTGTTTTTGTTGCGAAAGAACATTTAGCAACCTCGGCTTTGGAATATAGTGAGCTTGAATTGACGTTTGCACCACATCCTTACCAATTGCCAAAGAGTTCGGGCGTGCACGTACATCTTGATGCCGCGGTAACCGGATTGGGTGGCAACAGCTGCGGACAAGGGCCTCCGTTGGGAAAAGACCGAGTGAAAGCGGTGCCTACGTCTATGGGCTTTATTATCCGTCCGATTCAGAACAATGATATGATGGAGAAGGTTCAGGTAGCGACTGCAGGAGATGCGCCAATATCAATCGTGAGAAGTTCCAATGGTGAGGTTTCCATGCTAGCAGGAAATAAAAGTGAGCCTGTATTGTACAGTTTGAACAACGCAAAGCCAAGTATCTACAAAGCACCCTTTGATTTACGGACCGGTGGTAGCGTAACCGCTTGGTATCAGCATAATGAGAAATTAAAGGTAACACAACAATACACAAAAATCGAGACTATTCCAATGGAAGTTGTCTTTGCTTCAAGTCAGGAAACTGGTGAAGGTGATGCCAAGAATCTATT encodes the following:
- a CDS encoding glycoside hydrolase family 2 TIM barrel-domain containing protein — translated: MLRKSLIFSTILASLLSLNTSFTIGQTTTSAIDGFQYGTLQSPKGNEWDSPQLLSLNKELPHASFYSFKNVQSARKVLPEHSNYWISLNGSWKFNWVKTPAERPKDFYHPTYDVGGWESVPVPMSWNIFGIQKDGSLKYGVPIYTNQRVIFHHQVTVGDWKGGVMRTPAQDWTTYVYRNEVGSYRRNFTVPTDWDGREVFINFDGVDSFFYLWINGKYVGFSKNSRNVASFNISPYLKKDADNVLAVEVYRSSDASFLEAQDMFRLPGIFRDVSLTSTPKVQIRDLAAIPDLDSNYENGSLKITSTVRNLGNRKAEGYKLVYSLYKNKLYSDENTFVDQAEAAAAVPVLDGQVSNSITATLNVKNPNKWSAELPYRYTLVAELKDKKNKTVETVSTYVGFRKVEIKDTKAADDEFGLAGRYYYINGKTVKLKGVNRHETNPEHGKVVTREQMEAEVKLMKRANINHVRNSHYPEPAYWYYLCDKYGIYLEDEANIESHEYYYGKESLSHVPEWKNAHVARNIEMVHSTINHPAVVIWSLGNEAGPGDNFVAAYQAIKKIDTSRPVQYERNNAIVDMGSNQYPSIDWVRGAVKGTYKLKYPYHISEYSHSMGNAVGNLIDYWEAIESTNFFMGGAIWDWIDQAMYYYDKNTGERFLAYGGDFGDKPNDGTFVNNGLIFADMKPKPQYYEVKKVYQNAGVKAVDMQQGKIELFNKNYFKDLSDYQVQWSLFKDGVEVTNSQGTISTADLPNARQRKQFVLPINYAQLDAGSEYFVKVQFILHEDRPWATKGFVQMEEQLFVKAAEKKPLISSVAKGRAPVLSKEGDLQVVKGDQFIAKFDNKTGSIYNLAYAGRYVIRDGEGPKLDALRAPVDNDNWAYQQWFEKGLHNLKHTVLSSNSYTKKDGTVVLTFTVESQAPYGASLLGGTSGTYTLRAHKGKPFGKDDFKFTSNQIWTIYKDGSIELSSSITSNNASIVLARLGYSLQLPAEYSNYSYYGRGPINNYADRKTAQFIEMHRSTVKDQFVPWPNPQSMSNNEDVRWAALTTNNGQGVVFVAKEHLATSALEYSELELTFAPHPYQLPKSSGVHVHLDAAVTGLGGNSCGQGPPLGKDRVKAVPTSMGFIIRPIQNNDMMEKVQVATAGDAPISIVRSSNGEVSMLAGNKSEPVLYSLNNAKPSIYKAPFDLRTGGSVTAWYQHNEKLKVTQQYTKIETIPMEVVFASSQETGEGDAKNLLDGDPSSIWHTMYSVTVAQYPHWVDFDAGSNKTIKGFTFLPRQDGPNGDIKDYKIQVSKDGKNWEDVMSGSFERNKKLKTVRFERPVKGRYIRFTGLNAQRGDDYASCAEFMVIAE